From one Luteipulveratus mongoliensis genomic stretch:
- a CDS encoding S66 family peptidase has translation MMTPPRPSHGDHVAVLSPAAALPAKLPAPFDLGLQRMRDELGLVPVEYPTTRQWGASPADRAADINAAFADPTISAILTSIGGNDQIKVLPHLDADLIRANPKPFYGLSDNTNLCVFLDGLGIVSYYGGTVMTVLGRYGSTSPHSMEALRAALFEGGWYDLRPADGWTDMGKDWAEPKHLEEEPELFPGTGWQWHGANQQVEGRLWGGCFEIIDWQIRTARWLRPDEDYDGRVLFLETSEEMPSDAYVYEVLMCLGERGLLQRFSALLMGRAKAWEIGRQTTPNERTAYVEAQHAAVLRAMSEYSPDVPVVLDVDFGHTDPQLVMPYGGRCRIDPGAGTIAVEY, from the coding sequence ATGATGACTCCGCCGCGCCCCTCGCATGGTGACCACGTCGCGGTCCTCTCACCGGCAGCGGCGCTCCCGGCCAAGCTGCCTGCGCCGTTCGACCTCGGCCTGCAGCGGATGCGCGACGAGCTCGGCCTGGTGCCCGTCGAGTACCCCACCACGCGCCAGTGGGGCGCGAGCCCAGCCGATCGCGCCGCCGACATCAACGCCGCCTTTGCCGACCCGACCATCTCGGCGATCCTCACCAGCATCGGCGGGAACGACCAGATCAAGGTGCTTCCTCACCTGGACGCGGACCTGATCCGGGCCAACCCCAAGCCGTTCTACGGGCTCAGCGACAACACCAACCTCTGCGTCTTCCTCGACGGGCTCGGCATCGTCTCCTACTACGGCGGCACCGTGATGACCGTGCTCGGCCGCTACGGCTCTACCAGCCCGCACAGCATGGAAGCCCTGCGCGCCGCACTGTTCGAAGGCGGCTGGTACGACCTACGCCCCGCTGACGGCTGGACGGACATGGGCAAGGACTGGGCAGAGCCGAAGCACCTCGAAGAAGAGCCGGAGCTGTTCCCTGGCACAGGCTGGCAGTGGCATGGCGCCAACCAGCAGGTCGAAGGGCGCCTGTGGGGTGGCTGCTTCGAGATCATCGACTGGCAGATCCGAACCGCACGCTGGCTCCGCCCCGACGAGGACTACGACGGGCGCGTGCTGTTCCTGGAGACCTCCGAGGAGATGCCCAGCGACGCCTATGTCTACGAGGTGCTCATGTGTCTCGGCGAGCGCGGGCTGCTGCAGCGCTTCAGCGCGCTGCTGATGGGTCGCGCCAAGGCCTGGGAGATCGGTCGACAGACGACGCCGAACGAGCGCACGGCGTACGTCGAGGCACAGCACGCGGCGGTGCTACGGGCCATGAGCGAGTACTCCCCCGACGTCCCGGTCGTGCTCGATGTCGACTTCGGCCACACCGACCCACAGCTCGTCATGCCGTACGGCGGCCGCTGCCGTATCGATCCGGGCGCCGGCACCATCGCCGTGGAGTACTGA
- a CDS encoding single-stranded DNA-binding protein, with the protein MIKTQVTIVGNVVADPEMRPTRKGEPFASFRIAVNGRKKDPDTGVWLDREASFYSVAAFNALGINVLNCIRKGEPVVVSGDLRVREYTGQHGESQRSIEITAEHVGHDLRAGRASFARVSRPTLDGIDDDVTAAEGGRGWSAAAWSGSTPPSSTEDPMTAPMSGADTAQEEERTSYDEERDYVDVTPKAS; encoded by the coding sequence ATGATCAAGACCCAGGTGACGATCGTGGGCAACGTGGTGGCGGATCCCGAGATGCGTCCGACCCGCAAGGGCGAGCCCTTCGCGTCCTTCCGGATCGCGGTCAACGGCAGGAAGAAGGACCCGGACACGGGTGTGTGGCTCGATCGAGAGGCCAGCTTCTACAGCGTCGCGGCGTTCAACGCGCTGGGCATCAACGTGCTCAACTGCATTCGCAAGGGCGAGCCGGTGGTGGTCTCCGGTGACCTGCGCGTCCGCGAGTACACCGGTCAGCACGGCGAGAGCCAGCGGTCGATCGAGATCACCGCCGAGCACGTCGGTCACGACCTGCGAGCCGGCCGGGCCTCGTTTGCGCGGGTGTCGCGGCCGACGCTGGACGGCATCGACGACGACGTGACCGCCGCCGAGGGCGGCCGTGGGTGGTCTGCCGCCGCCTGGTCCGGCTCGACTCCGCCGTCCTCGACCGAGGACCCGATGACCGCGCCGATGAGTGGCGCGGACACCGCGCAGGAGGAGGAGCGGACGTCGTACGACGAGGAGCGGGACTACGTCGACGTCACTCCGAAGGCCTCCTGA
- the ettA gene encoding energy-dependent translational throttle protein EttA: MAEFIYTMTKARKAVGDKVILDDVSMSFFPGAKIGVLGPNGAGKSTILKIMAGLDQPSNGEARLSDGYDVGILLQEPPLNEEKDVRGNVEEGLGQIKTDLDRFNAISEEMAQPDADFDALMEEMGKLQEKIDNADAWDLDSQLEQAMDALRCPPGDADVTVLSGGERRRVALCKLLLAKPDLLLLDEPTNHLDAESVLWLEQHLAAYKGAVLAVTHDRYFLDHVAQWICEVDRGRLYPYEGNYSTYLEKKQERLTVQGKKDAKLAKRLKTELEWVRSNAKARQTKSKARLARYEEMAAEADRTKKLDFEEIQIPPGPRLGAQVIEVKNLKKGFGDRVLIEGLSFTLPRNGIVGVIGPNGVGKTTLFKTIVGLEDADGGEVKVGETVNISYVDQSRGGIDSEKTLFEVVSDGLDYIKVGHVEIPSRAYVSQFGFKGPDQQKKAGVLSGGERNRLNLALTLKQGGNLLLLDEPTNDLDVETLGSLENALLEFPGCAVVISHDRWFLDRVATHILAYEGTEENPSQWYWYEGNFEAYEENKVERLGADAARPHRVTHRRLTRD, encoded by the coding sequence ATGGCCGAGTTCATCTACACCATGACCAAGGCCCGCAAAGCCGTCGGCGACAAGGTCATCCTCGATGACGTGAGCATGTCGTTCTTCCCTGGAGCCAAGATCGGCGTCCTGGGTCCCAACGGTGCGGGCAAGTCCACCATCCTGAAGATCATGGCCGGCCTTGACCAGCCCTCCAACGGCGAGGCCCGGCTGTCCGACGGCTACGACGTCGGCATCCTGCTGCAGGAGCCGCCGCTGAACGAGGAGAAGGACGTTCGCGGCAACGTCGAGGAGGGCCTGGGCCAGATCAAGACCGACCTGGACAGGTTCAACGCGATCTCCGAAGAGATGGCTCAGCCGGACGCCGACTTCGACGCGCTCATGGAAGAGATGGGCAAGCTCCAGGAGAAGATCGACAACGCCGACGCCTGGGACCTCGACTCCCAGCTCGAGCAGGCCATGGATGCGCTGCGCTGCCCGCCGGGTGACGCGGACGTGACCGTGCTGTCCGGTGGTGAGCGTCGTCGCGTTGCGCTGTGCAAGCTGCTGCTGGCCAAGCCCGACCTGCTGCTGCTCGATGAGCCGACCAACCACCTCGACGCCGAGTCGGTCCTGTGGCTCGAGCAGCACCTGGCTGCCTACAAGGGCGCCGTCCTCGCCGTGACGCACGATCGGTACTTCCTGGACCACGTCGCGCAGTGGATCTGTGAGGTCGACCGCGGCCGGCTCTACCCGTACGAGGGCAACTACTCCACCTACCTGGAGAAGAAGCAGGAGCGCCTCACCGTCCAGGGCAAGAAGGACGCCAAGCTCGCCAAGCGCCTGAAGACGGAGCTGGAGTGGGTTCGCTCCAACGCCAAGGCTCGCCAGACCAAGTCCAAGGCGCGCCTGGCGCGTTATGAGGAGATGGCTGCTGAGGCCGACCGCACCAAGAAGCTGGACTTCGAAGAGATCCAGATTCCGCCAGGCCCGCGTCTGGGTGCTCAGGTCATCGAGGTCAAGAACCTCAAGAAGGGCTTCGGCGACCGGGTCCTCATCGAGGGCTTGTCGTTCACGCTGCCGCGCAACGGCATCGTCGGCGTCATCGGCCCCAACGGTGTGGGCAAGACGACGCTCTTCAAGACCATCGTCGGCCTGGAGGACGCGGACGGCGGCGAGGTCAAGGTCGGCGAGACGGTCAACATCAGTTACGTCGACCAGAGCCGTGGCGGTATCGACTCCGAGAAGACCCTGTTCGAGGTCGTCTCCGACGGCCTCGACTACATCAAGGTCGGCCATGTCGAGATCCCCTCGCGTGCCTACGTCTCGCAGTTCGGCTTCAAGGGTCCGGACCAGCAGAAGAAGGCCGGCGTGCTGTCCGGTGGAGAGCGCAACCGCCTCAACCTCGCGCTCACCCTCAAGCAGGGCGGCAACCTGCTGCTGCTCGATGAGCCCACCAACGACCTGGACGTCGAGACGCTTGGTTCGCTGGAGAACGCACTGCTGGAGTTCCCCGGATGCGCGGTGGTCATCAGCCACGACCGGTGGTTCCTGGATCGGGTCGCGACGCACATCCTGGCTTACGAGGGCACGGAGGAGAACCCGTCCCAGTGGTACTGGTACGAGGGCAACTTTGAGGCGTACGAGGAGAACAAGGTCGAGCGGCTCGGTGCGGACGCCGCGCGGCCGCACCGCGTGACCCACCGCCGCCTCACCCGCGACTGA
- a CDS encoding GNAT family N-acetyltransferase, whose amino-acid sequence MLMTTPLSPVTLTGHLVRLEPLSHDHHDGLVDAVNDGDMSDRWYTSIPRPEDMAAEIDKRIALQDKGEMLPFTAIRQADDVVLGMTTYYDIDPEVPRLEIGYTWNRQSAHGTGSNPESKLLLLEHAFDTLGCECVGLRTQWVNLQSRQAIERLGAKQDGVLRANRRYRNGALLDAVLFSILRAEWPTVRANLEHRLRHRIPAPVQA is encoded by the coding sequence ATGCTCATGACGACTCCCCTGTCTCCGGTCACTCTCACCGGTCACTTGGTTCGCCTCGAACCCCTTTCTCACGACCACCATGACGGCCTGGTCGATGCAGTCAACGACGGTGACATGTCGGACCGCTGGTACACCTCGATCCCCCGTCCCGAGGACATGGCCGCCGAGATTGACAAGCGAATCGCGTTGCAGGACAAGGGAGAGATGCTTCCGTTCACCGCGATCCGCCAGGCCGACGATGTCGTACTCGGGATGACGACCTACTACGACATCGACCCCGAGGTGCCGCGACTCGAGATCGGCTACACCTGGAACCGGCAGTCAGCGCACGGCACCGGCTCGAACCCGGAGTCGAAGCTGCTGCTGCTGGAGCACGCCTTCGACACGCTCGGCTGTGAGTGCGTCGGCTTGCGAACCCAGTGGGTCAACCTGCAGTCCCGCCAGGCCATCGAACGACTGGGCGCCAAGCAGGACGGCGTGCTTCGGGCCAACCGGCGTTACCGCAACGGGGCGCTGCTCGACGCGGTGCTCTTCTCGATTTTGCGGGCGGAGTGGCCGACCGTGCGAGCCAACCTCGAGCACCGCTTGCGCCACCGCATCCCGGCGCCCGTCCAGGCATGA
- a CDS encoding GTPase, with translation MSPLRKLLWGGEKLTSTVSQDDLITRNSALTAALEAGGPHFPADAVTAASGVRAKVDERTAVLGTRTVAALAGATGSGKSSIFNYLVGEPVSRIGARRPTTAHPSAAVWGGEPSAGLLDWLEIDARHQVPDGLPQADELDGLVLIDLPDFDSRVVAHREEADRVLDLVDVFIWVTDPQKYADAVLHDDYVQRLATHDAVTLVVLNQVDRLQPAQVDECAADLQALMRRDGLGDAKVIPTSAVTSTGLWELASELARVVQTRNAAEQRLLGDLRSQARSLRAHVGDQELSLPPDASPDLVDALSHAAGVPLVASAVERDYRQSAARHMGWPFTRWTTGLRAAPLRRLGLDRVVDDGTPGLTRSDARVLTGRTSLPPATPAARAAVEVSTRRLAERAAAGLPPSWAEAVHDAATPDDGSMVDALDQAVLSTPLQTGKPWWWTVFGILQWVFAAVAVAGLVWLLVLMVAGWAQLSIDAPKWGWLPIPLLMLVGGVVVGLLLAALARWLAARVARHRAQVASRRLHEAVTTVADDHVVAPVRAVLEKHRRVREALDAAAA, from the coding sequence ATGAGCCCGCTGCGCAAGCTGCTGTGGGGCGGCGAGAAGCTCACATCGACGGTGTCGCAGGACGACTTGATCACGCGCAACAGCGCCCTGACGGCAGCGCTGGAGGCGGGCGGCCCGCACTTCCCGGCTGACGCGGTCACAGCTGCGTCGGGCGTACGCGCCAAGGTCGATGAGCGTACGGCCGTGCTCGGCACCCGCACCGTCGCGGCACTCGCGGGTGCGACCGGCAGCGGCAAGTCGAGCATCTTCAACTACCTCGTCGGCGAGCCGGTGTCGCGCATCGGCGCCCGTCGGCCGACGACCGCGCACCCGTCGGCGGCAGTGTGGGGCGGCGAGCCGAGCGCGGGACTGCTGGACTGGCTCGAGATCGACGCACGCCATCAGGTGCCGGACGGCCTGCCGCAGGCCGACGAGCTCGACGGACTCGTGCTGATCGACCTGCCCGACTTCGACTCGCGCGTCGTGGCGCACCGTGAGGAGGCCGACCGGGTCCTGGACCTGGTCGACGTCTTCATCTGGGTGACCGATCCGCAGAAGTACGCCGACGCGGTCCTCCACGACGACTACGTCCAACGGCTGGCTACGCACGACGCGGTCACCTTGGTCGTCCTCAATCAGGTCGATCGGTTGCAGCCCGCCCAGGTCGATGAGTGTGCCGCCGACCTGCAAGCCCTCATGCGGCGTGACGGTCTCGGCGATGCCAAGGTCATCCCGACGTCTGCTGTGACCAGCACCGGCTTGTGGGAGCTGGCGAGCGAGCTGGCCCGTGTCGTCCAGACGCGCAACGCCGCCGAGCAGCGGCTGCTGGGAGATCTGCGATCGCAGGCGCGTTCGCTGCGCGCCCACGTCGGCGATCAGGAGCTGTCCCTCCCACCGGACGCCAGCCCGGATCTGGTCGACGCGCTCAGCCACGCCGCCGGCGTACCTCTGGTGGCAAGCGCCGTGGAGCGTGACTACCGGCAGAGCGCGGCCCGCCACATGGGCTGGCCCTTCACCCGCTGGACGACGGGACTGCGCGCCGCGCCTTTGCGGCGGCTGGGCCTGGATCGAGTGGTCGACGACGGCACCCCAGGTCTGACGCGCAGCGACGCTCGCGTCCTGACAGGCCGTACGTCCCTCCCGCCGGCCACGCCAGCCGCCCGGGCGGCCGTCGAGGTCTCGACCCGTCGCCTCGCCGAACGGGCCGCCGCAGGCTTGCCTCCATCCTGGGCGGAGGCGGTGCACGATGCCGCGACGCCTGATGACGGCTCCATGGTCGACGCACTCGACCAAGCCGTGCTGTCGACGCCGCTGCAGACCGGAAAGCCTTGGTGGTGGACGGTCTTCGGCATCCTGCAGTGGGTCTTCGCGGCTGTCGCGGTCGCCGGTCTGGTGTGGCTGCTGGTCCTCATGGTGGCCGGCTGGGCGCAGCTGTCCATCGACGCACCGAAGTGGGGTTGGCTCCCGATCCCCTTGCTGATGCTCGTCGGCGGGGTCGTCGTCGGGCTCCTGCTGGCGGCCCTGGCTCGCTGGCTGGCCGCCCGTGTGGCGCGCCATCGCGCGCAGGTGGCGAGCCGACGGCTGCACGAGGCGGTCACCACGGTGGCCGACGACCATGTGGTCGCGCCGGTGCGGGCGGTGCTGGAGAAGCACCGTCGGGTGCGCGAGGCGCTCGACGCGGCCGCCGCCTGA
- a CDS encoding ABC transporter, translating to MPAKPSGQGSARISSGEPAIASRGGASPAGAVAGVDPDTAALEAAVRELRGAVHDSALPVRLDGVQDSRRDRVELLNQLDDYILPRLTSLDAPLLCVVGGSTGAGKSTLVNSVVGDVVSRAGVLRPTTRASVLIHHPGDASWFSTDRVLPGLARLSGGPSTEEDPGQLRLVASPHIPQGLALLDAPDIDSVVEANRDLARQLLSAADLWLFVTTAVRYADAVPWQLLRQATDRGTSVAMVLNRVPVDAMEEVRADLAQMLIQQGLGQSPVFAVLESRLDPEGLLPRSEVTRIRSWITSLAADAHARATVIRRTLNGALDSLSGRASALAEASDAQVSAVSTLRSISADAYQRARDEVEEGMNDGSLLRGEVLARWQEFVGTGEWFRQLDAGVGKVRDRVTAAFRGRGRAVPTGELGDALHTGVAALVASHGESAALSVARQWRTHPGGTDLMAAHPEMARVSGEFDARVQQLVRAWQGEVLELVRGEAGGRRTTARFLAFGVNGIAVMLMLVTFTATAGLTGAEIGIAGGSAVVAQRLLEAIFGDQAVRTLASKARQLLLQRVDQLYAAEQARHEQVLSTVVLDPSAPARLQSAIGALKAAR from the coding sequence GTGCCAGCGAAGCCGTCCGGACAAGGTTCGGCTCGAATCAGCTCTGGGGAGCCAGCAATCGCATCTCGAGGTGGAGCGAGTCCGGCGGGCGCTGTCGCCGGCGTCGACCCGGACACTGCTGCACTCGAAGCCGCGGTCCGTGAGCTGCGTGGGGCGGTCCACGACAGTGCGTTGCCGGTGCGGCTCGACGGCGTGCAGGACAGTCGTCGAGACCGAGTCGAGTTGCTCAACCAGCTCGACGACTACATCCTTCCGCGGCTGACGTCCTTGGACGCGCCCCTGCTGTGCGTGGTCGGCGGTTCGACCGGCGCGGGCAAGTCGACTCTCGTCAACTCCGTGGTCGGAGATGTGGTCTCCCGCGCAGGCGTGCTGCGCCCGACCACGCGAGCCTCAGTGCTGATCCATCATCCGGGCGACGCATCGTGGTTCAGCACCGATCGGGTGCTGCCCGGCCTGGCTCGCCTGAGTGGTGGACCTTCGACCGAGGAGGACCCGGGCCAGCTGCGCCTCGTGGCTTCGCCGCACATTCCCCAGGGGCTCGCCCTGCTGGATGCGCCTGACATCGACTCGGTGGTCGAGGCCAACCGTGACCTGGCCCGCCAGCTGCTGTCCGCCGCTGATCTGTGGCTCTTCGTCACCACCGCAGTCCGCTACGCCGATGCGGTGCCGTGGCAGCTGCTGCGTCAGGCCACCGATCGCGGTACGTCCGTGGCGATGGTCCTCAACCGAGTGCCCGTCGATGCGATGGAAGAGGTGCGGGCCGATCTGGCTCAGATGCTGATCCAGCAGGGCCTCGGCCAGTCGCCGGTCTTCGCCGTGCTGGAGAGCAGACTCGATCCCGAGGGTTTGCTCCCGCGATCCGAGGTCACCCGAATTCGTTCTTGGATCACGTCTTTGGCGGCTGACGCGCATGCACGCGCAACGGTCATCCGTCGCACGCTCAACGGCGCCCTCGACTCGCTGTCCGGCCGCGCGAGCGCCCTGGCCGAGGCGTCCGACGCGCAGGTCTCAGCGGTCAGCACCCTTCGCTCGATCTCGGCCGACGCCTATCAGCGGGCGCGTGATGAGGTCGAGGAGGGCATGAACGACGGCTCATTGCTGCGGGGCGAGGTGCTGGCCCGCTGGCAGGAGTTCGTCGGCACAGGGGAGTGGTTCCGCCAGCTGGACGCCGGCGTCGGCAAGGTCCGCGACCGGGTCACGGCTGCGTTCCGCGGCCGCGGACGAGCGGTCCCCACGGGCGAGCTCGGTGACGCCCTGCACACCGGTGTCGCGGCGCTGGTCGCCTCGCATGGCGAGTCGGCGGCGTTGTCGGTCGCGCGGCAGTGGCGTACGCATCCGGGCGGCACCGACCTGATGGCGGCGCATCCCGAGATGGCCCGGGTATCAGGCGAATTCGACGCACGAGTCCAACAGCTCGTGCGTGCGTGGCAGGGAGAGGTGCTGGAGCTGGTGCGCGGTGAGGCGGGCGGACGGCGTACGACAGCGCGTTTCCTGGCGTTCGGCGTCAACGGGATCGCGGTGATGCTGATGCTCGTCACGTTCACCGCGACTGCGGGTCTGACGGGCGCCGAGATCGGCATCGCCGGTGGCTCTGCGGTCGTGGCACAACGGCTGCTGGAGGCGATCTTCGGTGACCAGGCGGTGCGTACCCTCGCGTCCAAGGCGCGGCAGCTGTTGCTGCAACGGGTGGATCAGCTCTACGCGGCCGAGCAGGCGCGCCACGAGCAGGTCCTGTCGACGGTCGTCCTCGACCCGAGTGCGCCGGCCCGACTGCAGTCGGCCATCGGTGCGCTGAAGGCCGCTCGATGA
- the efeO gene encoding iron uptake system protein EfeO has protein sequence MSRRTLSLAVAALVAVGLSGCTSNEPTKDSSSGSGKLAVSSTTDKCELSTKEAPAGNLVFNVTNKGTKVTEFYLLGEDGLRIVGEVENIAPGLSRDLVVRAPAGKYFTACKPGMVGKGIRSDFTVTKSDANLEPTGDDKVLADNASTQYGSYVKDQTEQLLTQTTTFVGLYKSGKDDEARKLYADARMHWERVEPVAESFGDLDPKMDLREADLEPGQKWTGWHRIEKDLWPPKSGYTKLTPTERTTIADQLLKDTKTLYTRTRTAKYPTDKISNGSKELMDEVATGKVTGEEEKWSHTDLWDFQANVDGARIGFEGVRPIVKKKNAALDSSIATKFTALQKLLDKHKKGTGFKLYNELTPAEIKELSTGVNALSEPLSKLTAAVTL, from the coding sequence ATGAGCCGTCGTACGTTGTCCCTGGCTGTGGCCGCCCTCGTCGCGGTTGGTCTTTCCGGCTGTACGTCGAACGAGCCGACCAAGGACTCCAGCTCCGGCTCGGGCAAGCTCGCGGTCAGCTCCACGACCGACAAGTGCGAGCTGTCGACCAAGGAGGCGCCCGCGGGCAACCTGGTCTTCAACGTCACCAACAAGGGCACCAAGGTGACCGAGTTCTACCTGCTCGGCGAGGACGGCCTGCGGATCGTCGGCGAGGTCGAGAACATCGCGCCCGGCCTGTCGCGTGACCTCGTGGTCCGCGCGCCGGCCGGCAAGTACTTCACGGCGTGCAAGCCGGGCATGGTGGGCAAGGGCATCCGGTCGGACTTCACCGTCACCAAGTCCGACGCCAACCTCGAGCCCACCGGCGACGACAAGGTCCTGGCCGACAACGCGAGCACGCAGTACGGCTCGTACGTCAAGGACCAGACCGAGCAGCTGCTCACTCAGACGACGACCTTCGTCGGGCTCTACAAGTCCGGCAAGGACGACGAGGCCCGCAAGCTGTACGCCGACGCCCGGATGCACTGGGAGCGGGTGGAGCCGGTGGCCGAGTCCTTCGGCGACCTCGACCCCAAGATGGATCTGCGCGAGGCCGACCTGGAGCCCGGTCAGAAGTGGACCGGCTGGCACCGCATCGAGAAGGACCTGTGGCCGCCGAAGTCCGGCTACACCAAGCTGACGCCGACCGAGCGCACCACGATCGCCGACCAGCTGCTGAAGGACACCAAGACCCTCTACACCCGCACGCGCACCGCGAAGTACCCCACCGACAAGATCTCCAACGGCTCCAAGGAGCTCATGGACGAGGTCGCCACCGGCAAGGTCACGGGCGAGGAGGAGAAGTGGTCGCACACCGACCTCTGGGACTTCCAGGCCAACGTGGACGGCGCGCGGATCGGCTTCGAGGGCGTACGCCCGATCGTCAAGAAGAAGAACGCCGCACTTGACTCGAGCATCGCCACCAAGTTCACGGCGCTCCAGAAGCTGCTCGACAAGCACAAGAAGGGCACCGGCTTCAAGCTCTACAACGAGCTGACGCCGGCTGAGATCAAGGAGCTGTCGACCGGGGTCAACGCGCTCTCGGAGCCGTTGTCCAAGCTGACCGCTGCTGTCACGCTCTGA
- the efeB gene encoding iron uptake transporter deferrochelatase/peroxidase subunit, with product MSEEQPTDGEQVSADRGRLSRRRMLGLTGTGAAVGAATFAGGLGIGRATAAEPAAPPTGTSRTYPFYDAHQAGIVTPAQDRLHFAAFDVTTTSREELVTLLQAWSLAAAEMTQGRPAQAEETSYDSPAADTGEADGLPASGLTLTFGFGPSLFRDAQGKDRFGIADRQPKELKRLPHFPSDNLNPVRSDGDLCVQACADDPQVAVHAIRNLSRIAFGTAEIRWSQLGFGRTSSTSKAQTTPRNLFGFKDGTANLKAEDTKDVDTHVWVGGQDDPAAAWMTGGSFLVTRRINMHIETWDRTSLREQENIIGRDRPHGAPLSGGTEFSEPNFTATGRAKEPLIAMDSHVRLAHPTTNKGAAMLRRGYNFTDGNDALGRLDAGLFFLAYVRRPSTQYIPMQMRMSREDTMMEYVQHTGSALFAVPPGAKQGGYIGQNLFT from the coding sequence ATGTCCGAAGAGCAGCCGACTGACGGCGAGCAGGTCTCTGCTGACCGCGGGCGCCTGAGCAGGCGCCGGATGCTTGGTCTGACCGGCACGGGTGCGGCCGTCGGGGCCGCCACCTTTGCCGGCGGTCTGGGGATCGGTCGGGCGACGGCTGCCGAGCCTGCGGCGCCGCCCACGGGCACGTCACGGACCTACCCGTTCTACGACGCCCACCAGGCCGGCATCGTCACGCCGGCGCAGGACCGCCTGCACTTCGCAGCATTCGACGTGACGACGACGTCACGCGAGGAGCTGGTCACGCTCCTGCAGGCCTGGAGCCTGGCCGCCGCAGAGATGACCCAGGGGCGGCCCGCGCAGGCGGAGGAGACGTCGTACGACTCCCCGGCGGCCGACACCGGCGAGGCCGACGGTCTCCCCGCCTCGGGTCTCACCCTGACGTTCGGCTTCGGGCCGTCGCTCTTCCGGGACGCGCAGGGCAAGGATCGGTTCGGGATTGCGGATCGTCAGCCGAAGGAGCTCAAGCGGCTCCCACACTTCCCGTCCGACAACCTCAACCCCGTCCGGTCGGACGGCGACCTGTGCGTCCAGGCGTGCGCGGACGACCCGCAGGTGGCTGTGCACGCGATCCGCAACCTGTCGCGAATTGCGTTTGGTACAGCGGAGATTCGCTGGTCCCAGCTCGGCTTTGGTCGTACGTCCTCGACCTCCAAGGCGCAGACGACGCCTCGCAACCTGTTCGGCTTCAAGGACGGCACCGCCAACCTGAAGGCCGAGGACACCAAGGACGTCGACACCCACGTGTGGGTCGGCGGTCAGGACGATCCGGCGGCTGCCTGGATGACTGGCGGGTCCTTCCTGGTGACGCGGCGGATCAACATGCACATCGAGACCTGGGACCGGACGTCCCTGCGCGAGCAGGAGAACATCATCGGTCGCGACCGGCCGCATGGTGCGCCGCTGTCCGGAGGCACGGAGTTCTCGGAACCGAACTTCACCGCGACCGGCCGCGCGAAGGAGCCGCTGATCGCGATGGACTCCCACGTACGTCTGGCGCACCCGACCACCAACAAGGGCGCGGCCATGCTCCGCCGGGGCTACAACTTCACGGACGGCAACGACGCGCTGGGTCGGCTGGACGCGGGTCTGTTCTTCCTGGCCTATGTGCGACGGCCCTCGACGCAGTACATCCCGATGCAGATGCGGATGTCCCGTGAGGACACGATGATGGAGTACGTCCAGCACACTGGGTCGGCGTTGTTCGCCGTTCCTCCGGGTGCGAAGCAGGGCGGCTACATCGGTCAGAACCTCTTTACCTGA
- the efeU gene encoding iron uptake transporter permease EfeU encodes MLANYLIGLREGLEASLVVVILVAYLVKSGRKELLPRIWLGVAAAVAVSLGFGALLTWGPNGLTFKAQEALGGSLSIVAVAFVTWMIFWMARTARTLSSELKGAVDKAIEGGRWSLVLVAILAVGREGLETALFLWAATSAATRGEGSRTDPLIGAALGLATAVVLAWLVYKGALKLNLSKFFTWTGYFLVLVAAGVLSYGVHDLQEASILPGLYDLAFDVSATIKPDSVIGTVLKGTLNFSPATTKLELGAWLLYVIPVMALLIWQVRSNNKSMKSASSAAKKEVAA; translated from the coding sequence GTGCTGGCGAACTACCTGATCGGCCTCCGCGAGGGACTGGAAGCGTCCCTCGTCGTCGTGATCCTTGTGGCCTACCTCGTGAAGTCGGGCCGCAAGGAGCTGCTGCCGCGCATCTGGCTCGGTGTCGCGGCGGCCGTCGCGGTGTCCCTCGGGTTCGGCGCGCTGCTCACGTGGGGTCCCAACGGCCTGACCTTCAAGGCTCAGGAAGCGCTCGGCGGCAGCCTGTCGATCGTTGCGGTTGCCTTCGTCACCTGGATGATCTTCTGGATGGCGCGCACGGCGCGAACCCTCTCCAGCGAGCTGAAGGGCGCGGTGGACAAGGCGATCGAGGGCGGGCGATGGAGCCTGGTCCTGGTCGCGATCCTGGCTGTCGGGCGTGAGGGTCTGGAGACCGCGCTCTTCCTGTGGGCCGCGACCAGCGCGGCGACACGTGGCGAGGGGTCCAGAACCGATCCGCTCATCGGCGCCGCACTCGGCCTCGCCACAGCTGTCGTCCTCGCCTGGCTGGTCTACAAGGGTGCGCTCAAGCTCAACCTCAGCAAGTTCTTCACCTGGACCGGCTACTTCCTGGTCCTGGTCGCGGCAGGCGTCCTGTCGTACGGCGTGCACGACCTGCAGGAGGCCTCCATCCTGCCCGGCCTGTACGACCTGGCCTTCGATGTGTCCGCCACGATCAAGCCCGACTCCGTGATCGGCACCGTGCTCAAGGGCACCCTCAACTTCTCTCCCGCCACGACCAAGCTCGAGCTCGGCGCGTGGCTGCTCTATGTCATCCCGGTGATGGCCCTGCTCATCTGGCAGGTCCGCAGCAACAACAAGTCCATGAAGTCCGCGTCATCTGCGGCGAAGAAAGAGGTCGCGGCATGA